The nucleotide sequence ATTGCAGGCACGGCGGAAACCGGATTTCGGCGGGGAAGCCCGCCGAGAGCGCCCGAAGCATTACGGAAAATGGCCGAATCGGTCGTCCGGACGATCGCCGGAACCCTGCGCGGCCGGAGCGACCGAGCCTCTCAGCGCTTGCCGGCCGAATCGGCCGAGACGGCCTTGCCGCCCCGCACGGCGGTATCGACGAATTCCCACGCCTCGCGCATTTCGGTCAGGCCGGCGATGATCCGCCGAAAGCCTTCGCGCGCATGCGGCCGGCCGTAGGCCTTCAGGCTCGCCATGATCAGGGCGTTGTAGGTCTGGTAGAGCCGCTCGGCCACCGCCCCGCCGTTGACGAAATCGAGATTGTGGCTGAGCCCACGCAGGATCGCGGTCGCCTTCATCAGGTATTCGTGTCCCTCCTCGAAACGCCGTGCCTCCTGAGCGGCAAGCGACTTCTGGAGGAAGTTGATCGCGCCGCCCAGCAGCATCGAGACCGCCTTGAGCGGCGGCACGCTGGTGGCGGCTCCCCGATAGGCCTGATTGGCCGTGTACGCCATCGGATTATGCATCATCAATCGCTCGATTTCCCGTTGTCAGTCACTCGACGAACTGTTCAGCAATGCCTTGAGATATGTCAGCGTGCTGTTGGCGCTCTCGATCGCGGCCTGGTATTTCGCGTA is from Bradyrhizobium xenonodulans and encodes:
- a CDS encoding flagellar export chaperone FliS, which translates into the protein MMHNPMAYTANQAYRGAATSVPPLKAVSMLLGGAINFLQKSLAAQEARRFEEGHEYLMKATAILRGLSHNLDFVNGGAVAERLYQTYNALIMASLKAYGRPHAREGFRRIIAGLTEMREAWEFVDTAVRGGKAVSADSAGKR